A window of Halobellus sp. LT62 contains these coding sequences:
- a CDS encoding sulfatase family protein produces the protein MKVLCIDIDSLRADHVSGYGYHGHTTPNIDTLIDDGVAFERGYVANSPCMPSRAALTSGRYGIANGVETHGQQSQQIDRPENRTDWAGSWTENGPERPWWTLPELFFQQGIRTIGVSSFPRHPAPWFYHVWHEFRQPQEPDEEMTVEWGHVSFQTPRAEAVTDEAIDALESVDGDEFFLYAQYWDPHAPYNRTDEQIERFRDVELPPHPTAEQIERHREWDTLRGATQEGIESREDLNELLSAYDAEIRYADRHVGRLLNHLKETGQYDETLIVLTGDHGEEFGEHGLYREHWSTHDGTQRVPMVIKPPSGTGFEPGAREQLITNVDFAPTIADYLGETPPERWQGSSLRPILESADAEGREFVVFDHGLYTAQRAIRTDEWKLIRTYHPGMWDGVLPAYQLFEMDADPWEQRNVADERPAVVGELETEMLLWAARHRTGSTDPLQRVAEEGPSGYNSFADGFEGV, from the coding sequence ATGAAGGTCCTCTGCATCGACATCGACTCGCTCAGAGCCGATCACGTGAGCGGCTACGGCTACCACGGCCACACGACCCCGAACATCGATACGCTGATCGACGACGGCGTCGCGTTCGAGCGGGGCTACGTCGCCAACTCCCCGTGTATGCCCTCCCGCGCGGCGCTGACGTCCGGGCGGTACGGCATCGCGAACGGCGTCGAGACCCACGGCCAGCAGTCCCAGCAGATCGACCGTCCCGAGAACCGGACCGACTGGGCGGGGTCGTGGACGGAGAACGGGCCCGAGCGGCCGTGGTGGACGCTTCCGGAGCTGTTCTTCCAGCAGGGCATCCGAACGATCGGCGTCTCATCGTTCCCGCGACACCCGGCTCCGTGGTTCTACCACGTCTGGCACGAGTTCAGACAGCCGCAGGAACCCGACGAGGAGATGACCGTCGAGTGGGGACACGTCTCCTTTCAGACGCCTCGGGCGGAGGCGGTCACCGACGAAGCCATCGACGCCTTGGAGTCAGTCGATGGAGATGAATTCTTCCTCTACGCGCAGTACTGGGACCCGCACGCGCCGTACAACCGGACCGACGAGCAGATCGAGCGGTTCCGCGACGTCGAGTTGCCGCCGCATCCCACAGCGGAGCAGATCGAGCGCCACCGCGAGTGGGACACGCTGCGCGGAGCCACCCAAGAGGGAATCGAATCGCGCGAGGATCTCAACGAACTCCTCTCGGCGTACGACGCCGAGATCCGCTACGCCGACCGCCACGTCGGCCGTCTCTTGAATCATCTCAAAGAGACGGGGCAGTACGACGAGACGCTGATCGTCCTCACTGGCGACCACGGCGAGGAGTTCGGCGAGCACGGTCTCTACCGCGAGCACTGGAGCACCCACGACGGGACACAGCGCGTCCCGATGGTGATCAAACCGCCCTCGGGGACCGGATTCGAGCCGGGCGCTCGCGAGCAGTTGATCACCAACGTCGACTTCGCGCCGACGATCGCCGACTACCTCGGTGAGACGCCGCCGGAACGCTGGCAGGGGAGTTCTCTTCGGCCGATTCTCGAATCTGCCGACGCCGAGGGCCGGGAGTTCGTCGTGTTCGATCACGGCCTGTACACCGCCCAGCGGGCGATTCGAACGGACGAGTGGAAGCTCATCCGGACGTATCACCCGGGGATGTGGGACGGCGTCCTCCCGGCGTACCAGCTCTTCGAGATGGACGCGGACCCGTGGGAACAGCGGAACGTTGCCGACGAACGTCCCGCCGTCGTCGGCGAGCTCGAAACGGAGATGTTGCTGTGGGCCGCGCGGCACAGAACCGGAAGCACGGACCCGCTGCAGCGCGTCGCCGAAGAGGGGCCCTCCGGCTACAACTCCTTCGCCGACGGGTTCGAGGGGGTCTGA
- a CDS encoding metal-dependent hydrolase — protein sequence MMATTHALAGVVLAVLVAALFPESAAGASVLPIAAAALGGLFPDFDLYAGHRKTLHFPVYFSAAGVAAAVVAAAVPTTLTVAVALFLAAAALHSAMDALGGGLELKPWLGTSEQAVYNHYHGRWIRPRRWIRYDGAPEDLAVAVAFAVPAVYALDGVAETGVLAAVVVSAVYVLLRKPMVVAAETLVAALPDTFIDRLPSRFVEDIR from the coding sequence ATGATGGCAACCACGCACGCGCTGGCCGGCGTCGTGCTCGCAGTTCTCGTCGCGGCGCTCTTCCCGGAGAGCGCCGCGGGGGCGTCCGTACTTCCGATCGCGGCCGCCGCGCTCGGCGGATTGTTTCCGGATTTCGATCTCTACGCCGGCCACCGGAAGACGCTGCATTTCCCGGTGTACTTCAGCGCCGCCGGCGTCGCGGCCGCGGTCGTCGCCGCGGCCGTTCCGACGACGCTCACCGTCGCCGTCGCGCTGTTTCTCGCGGCGGCGGCGCTGCACTCCGCGATGGATGCCCTCGGCGGCGGGCTGGAGCTGAAACCGTGGCTCGGGACCTCCGAACAGGCGGTCTACAACCACTACCACGGCCGGTGGATCCGCCCGCGCCGGTGGATCCGATACGACGGTGCACCGGAGGACCTCGCGGTCGCCGTCGCGTTCGCGGTCCCGGCCGTGTACGCCCTCGACGGCGTTGCAGAAACGGGCGTCCTCGCCGCAGTGGTCGTCTCTGCGGTCTACGTCCTGCTGCGGAAACCGATGGTGGTGGCCGCAGAGACGCTCGTCGCCGCCCTTCCGGACACGTTCATCGATCGACTGCCGTCGCGGTTCGTCGAAGATATTCGGTGA
- the kdgK1 gene encoding bifunctional 2-dehydro-3-deoxygluconokinase/2-dehydro-3-deoxygalactonokinase, protein MTDVVTFGETMLRLSPPRGDRLETTRDLDVQTGGAESNVAVAAARLGCEATWLSKLPDSALGRRIVSELRSHGVRTDVAWDDSAAARLGTYYLEQGGEPRGTDVIYDRAGASVTTATPEELPVGGLEDAEIFYTSGITPALSATLAETTAALLEGARGTGVTTAFDLNYRSKLWTPEEAKRGYESLFPHVDVLVAAERDVATCLDRDGDPVEVANGLRRDFDFETVVLTRGEQGSLAVHDGEVFEQDVYDAETLDPIGTGDAFVGGFLAKRIGGGDVGDALAYGAATASLKRTLGGDLAVVTPEEVESVIDENAGGISR, encoded by the coding sequence ATGACAGACGTTGTGACGTTCGGCGAGACGATGCTCAGGCTCTCACCGCCGCGAGGGGACCGCTTGGAGACGACGCGCGATCTCGACGTACAGACCGGCGGCGCGGAGAGCAACGTCGCCGTCGCCGCCGCGCGCCTCGGCTGCGAGGCGACGTGGCTCTCGAAACTCCCCGATTCGGCGCTCGGCCGCCGGATCGTCTCGGAACTGCGCAGCCACGGCGTCCGGACGGACGTCGCGTGGGACGATTCGGCGGCCGCGCGCTTGGGAACGTACTACCTCGAACAGGGCGGCGAGCCGCGCGGCACTGACGTCATTTACGACCGTGCTGGCGCGTCGGTGACGACTGCGACGCCCGAAGAGCTCCCCGTCGGCGGGCTCGAAGACGCTGAGATCTTCTACACGAGCGGGATCACCCCGGCGCTCTCCGCGACGCTCGCAGAGACGACTGCGGCGCTGCTCGAAGGGGCTCGGGGGACGGGCGTGACCACCGCCTTCGATCTGAACTACCGCTCGAAGCTGTGGACGCCCGAAGAAGCCAAGCGGGGGTACGAGTCGCTGTTCCCGCACGTCGACGTGCTCGTCGCCGCCGAGCGCGACGTCGCAACCTGTCTCGACCGAGACGGCGATCCCGTAGAGGTCGCGAACGGCCTGCGTCGGGATTTCGATTTCGAGACGGTCGTGCTCACCCGCGGTGAGCAGGGGTCGCTGGCCGTTCACGACGGCGAAGTGTTCGAGCAGGACGTCTACGACGCCGAGACGCTCGATCCGATCGGGACGGGCGACGCCTTCGTCGGCGGCTTCCTCGCGAAACGAATCGGTGGCGGCGACGTCGGCGACGCGCTCGCCTACGGCGCTGCGACGGCCTCGCTGAAGCGCACGCTCGGCGGTGACCTCGCGGTGGTCACGCCCGAGGAGGTCGAGTCGGTCATCGACGAGAACGCCGGCGGGATTTCGCGGTGA
- a CDS encoding DUF6663 family protein, translated as MTPTTSGRFRVLGRPRDPGELLLVSVGTIEGGAAEHATEPTFDPAYVGMTEYSGDLADDVASLAAGNLIDATLAWDDGEPRFSAVDVVADSAFEFYDDVTGIFEAAKETWMVAEADNAAMHGRVTRNTDGEPNGALYAFAKQSGARDLFEEFRTGVTPLDPLVRRADEGESVPPEAEQARAVFVLRPIDEPFLVVYVVFRSDGVLAETIRSTYDPSVG; from the coding sequence ATGACGCCCACGACGAGCGGTCGTTTCCGGGTACTCGGCCGTCCGCGCGATCCGGGGGAGCTGTTGCTCGTCTCGGTTGGCACGATCGAAGGCGGCGCGGCGGAACACGCCACGGAGCCGACGTTCGATCCGGCCTACGTCGGGATGACCGAATACTCGGGCGACCTCGCCGACGACGTGGCGTCGCTCGCGGCGGGCAACCTGATCGACGCGACGCTCGCGTGGGACGACGGCGAGCCGCGATTTTCGGCGGTCGATGTCGTCGCCGACAGCGCGTTCGAGTTCTACGACGACGTCACTGGGATCTTCGAGGCGGCGAAGGAGACGTGGATGGTCGCAGAAGCCGACAACGCGGCGATGCACGGTCGCGTGACGAGGAACACCGACGGCGAACCGAACGGAGCGCTGTACGCGTTCGCGAAGCAGTCCGGCGCTCGCGATCTCTTCGAGGAATTCAGAACCGGCGTAACACCGCTGGATCCGCTCGTCCGACGGGCCGACGAGGGCGAGTCGGTCCCGCCGGAGGCCGAACAGGCCCGTGCGGTGTTCGTACTTCGTCCCATTGACGAGCCGTTCCTCGTCGTTTACGTCGTGTTCCGCTCTGACGGCGTGTTGGCGGAGACGATTCGGTCGACGTACGACCCTTCAGTGGGCTGA
- the cca gene encoding CCA tRNA nucleotidyltransferase — protein MAADEQRRVIERVRERVTPDAEEREAMRAAVAELTARIEAEIDARGIDADVVQVGSTARGTWLAGDRDIDLFVRFPADLNRETLERYGLDIGNAVLPDGHEEYAEHPYVTGAFDGFDVDLVPCYDVGDGSALQSAVDRTPHHNAYLLERIDDDLAGEMRVFKQFLKGIGVYGSNLRTEGFSGYLSELLVLEHGDVATLLSAAADWHPPVVFDPEDHAARSHDDPLVMVDPTDPARNVAAVCSAENVARLQHYARKFLAEPREDLFESRTPDPIDPDAVRAHLDRRGTTPVAVVFDAPDLVDDQLYPQLRKSLSGVRDELDRRGFEPIRAMYAADERAVLLVELSHLTLPSIERHDGPPVHVRHHAEGFYEAYAHEGSDPGDGNDTPPESYGPFVDGDRYVVERDREYTDAAALLRSPELFSVGLGAQIETALSADYDVLVGDEVATLCEDFGAELASYFDPRP, from the coding sequence ATGGCCGCCGACGAACAACGCCGGGTGATCGAACGGGTCCGCGAGCGCGTCACCCCCGACGCCGAGGAACGCGAGGCGATGCGGGCGGCGGTGGCCGAACTCACCGCGCGGATCGAGGCCGAAATCGACGCGCGCGGGATCGACGCGGACGTCGTGCAGGTCGGCTCGACGGCGCGGGGGACGTGGCTCGCGGGCGACCGCGACATCGACCTCTTCGTGCGGTTTCCGGCCGATCTCAACCGAGAGACGCTGGAGCGTTACGGCCTCGACATCGGCAACGCGGTCCTCCCCGACGGTCACGAGGAGTACGCCGAGCATCCCTACGTCACCGGCGCGTTCGATGGGTTCGACGTCGACCTCGTGCCCTGCTACGACGTCGGCGACGGCTCGGCGCTCCAGTCGGCGGTCGACCGGACGCCGCACCACAACGCCTACCTGCTCGAGCGCATCGACGACGACCTCGCGGGCGAGATGCGGGTGTTCAAGCAGTTCCTGAAGGGCATCGGCGTCTACGGCAGCAATTTGCGGACCGAGGGCTTCTCGGGCTATCTCTCGGAACTGCTCGTGCTCGAACACGGCGACGTCGCGACGCTGCTTTCCGCCGCCGCGGACTGGCACCCGCCGGTCGTCTTCGACCCCGAGGACCACGCCGCGCGATCGCACGACGACCCGCTGGTGATGGTCGATCCGACGGACCCGGCGCGGAACGTCGCGGCGGTCTGCTCGGCGGAGAACGTCGCGCGGCTCCAACACTACGCCCGCAAGTTCCTCGCCGAGCCGCGCGAGGATCTCTTCGAGTCGCGGACGCCCGATCCGATCGATCCCGACGCCGTTCGCGCCCACCTCGACCGCCGCGGGACGACGCCCGTCGCGGTCGTCTTCGACGCGCCCGATCTCGTCGACGATCAGCTCTATCCTCAACTCCGAAAGTCGCTGTCGGGCGTCCGCGACGAACTCGACCGGCGCGGGTTCGAGCCGATTCGCGCGATGTACGCAGCCGACGAGCGTGCCGTCCTCCTCGTCGAACTGTCGCATCTGACGCTGCCGTCGATCGAACGCCACGACGGCCCGCCGGTGCACGTCCGCCACCACGCCGAGGGGTTCTACGAGGCGTACGCCCACGAGGGGAGCGATCCCGGAGACGGGAATGACACGCCGCCCGAGAGCTACGGCCCGTTCGTCGACGGCGACCGCTACGTCGTCGAGCGCGACCGAGAGTACACCGACGCCGCGGCGTTGCTCCGCTCTCCGGAACTGTTCTCCGTCGGCCTCGGCGCGCAGATCGAAACGGCGCTTTCCGCCGACTACGACGTGCTCGTCGGCGACGAGGTCGCGACGCTCTGCGAGGATTTCGGCGCGGAACTGGCGTCGTACTTCGACCCGCGACCCTGA
- a CDS encoding ZIP family metal transporter → MIAELFVRWFGTNPVVHGLAGGLVIAGMNLFGASLVFVWRNPSERALDGALGFAAGVMLAASFTSLIIPGIEQYSNGNPIPVLVGVLLGALFLDRADVLVPHAHFLLTGRRRADAADPSESLPLNDERLAPVVLFIFAITLHNMPEGLAVGVGFGSGDVAGAIPLMLAIGIQNIPEGLAVSVAAVNAGLNRRAYAVFTGIRSGVVEIPLAVFGAYAVQSAAVLLPYAMGFAAGAMLFVISDEIVPETHTGGHERVATLGTILGIVVMLYLDISLA, encoded by the coding sequence GTGATCGCCGAGCTGTTCGTCCGGTGGTTCGGAACCAACCCCGTGGTCCACGGGCTCGCCGGGGGGCTCGTCATCGCCGGGATGAACCTCTTCGGCGCGTCGCTTGTGTTCGTCTGGCGGAATCCCTCCGAACGGGCGCTCGACGGCGCGCTCGGGTTCGCGGCGGGCGTGATGCTCGCGGCGAGTTTCACGAGCCTCATCATCCCCGGCATCGAGCAGTACTCGAACGGCAATCCGATCCCGGTCCTCGTTGGCGTCCTCCTCGGCGCACTGTTTTTGGACCGCGCCGACGTCCTCGTCCCGCACGCGCATTTCCTCCTGACGGGTCGCCGCCGCGCCGACGCGGCCGACCCCAGCGAGTCGCTACCGCTGAACGACGAGCGCCTCGCCCCGGTGGTGCTGTTCATCTTCGCGATCACGCTGCACAATATGCCGGAGGGGCTCGCCGTCGGCGTCGGGTTCGGCAGCGGCGACGTCGCGGGCGCGATTCCGCTGATGCTCGCGATCGGAATTCAGAACATCCCCGAGGGATTGGCCGTCTCCGTCGCGGCCGTCAACGCCGGACTGAACCGACGCGCGTACGCCGTCTTCACCGGGATCCGCTCGGGCGTCGTCGAGATCCCGTTGGCCGTGTTCGGCGCGTACGCCGTCCAGTCGGCCGCGGTGCTGCTCCCCTACGCGATGGGATTCGCCGCCGGCGCGATGCTGTTCGTCATCAGCGACGAGATCGTTCCGGAGACGCACACCGGCGGACACGAGCGCGTCGCGACGCTCGGGACGATCCTCGGCATCGTCGTGATGCTGTATCTCGACATCTCGCTGGCGTGA
- a CDS encoding CopG family ribbon-helix-helix protein, with product MTVVSVSMPEGLVERIDAFAEEHGYTGRSEVVREASRNLLGEFEDKRLEDRELMAVVTVVFDYETTSVEERMMKLRHEYESIVASNFHSHVGEHRCMELFVLEGGLQDISTFVGKIRATKDTLSVDYSVMPVDEFSGFDIEA from the coding sequence ATGACTGTTGTCAGCGTCTCGATGCCCGAAGGGTTGGTCGAACGGATCGACGCGTTCGCCGAAGAGCACGGCTACACCGGCCGAAGCGAGGTCGTCCGCGAGGCCTCCCGCAACCTCCTCGGGGAGTTCGAGGACAAGCGGCTCGAAGACCGCGAGTTGATGGCGGTGGTGACGGTCGTCTTCGACTACGAGACGACGAGCGTCGAAGAGCGGATGATGAAGCTCCGCCACGAGTACGAGTCGATCGTGGCCTCGAACTTCCACAGCCACGTCGGCGAGCACCGCTGTATGGAACTGTTCGTCCTCGAAGGCGGCTTACAGGATATCTCGACGTTCGTCGGGAAAATCCGCGCGACGAAGGACACGCTCAGCGTCGACTACTCGGTGATGCCGGTCGACGAGTTCAGCGGATTCGACATCGAAGCGTGA
- the mutL gene encoding DNA mismatch repair endonuclease MutL: MSDDSDPSQSRPTIRALDDRTIRQIAAGEVVERPASVVKELVENSLDADANRISVAIDAGGTEGVRVRDDGLGMDREAVQRAVEEHTTSKIEDIADLEAGVGTLGFRGEALHTIGAVSRLTIRTKPRTTGSVDRGDGVDDAAGTELRIEGGEVSEVGPAGCPEGTVVEVEDLFFNTPARKKFLRTTATEFDHVNAVVTHYALANPGVAISLEHDGREVFATEGRGNLRSAVLAVYGREVAESMIDVEYEPEADAIGDGESDSGDGDASAAIEGVRGLVSHPETNRSTREYLSTFVNGRYVTARVLREAVLEAYGGQLAADRYPFAVLFVDVPADAVDVNVHPRKMEVRFDDESGVRAAVTDAVRSALLDAGLIRSTAPRGRSAADETEIRPESPESEVHGGPGHTPQPGTEAAEDAAAADESGSKPESESDGTGTPSDLVRSRTARNVEQGQTGSNADSVESSGTDAADAPDDESRRVQTELGDDDAKTPPQTDDGHDRARTVDPIDDDAWSVSGSERGDQRAGSRSSTTGRTDADSRIPPGYESSTADRSTVERDELATERNDSIAGHDESTAEHDGSTVDRDDEGVSSPASRPTGIVGPTVQRDLGGDEATLEPRFDSLPSMRILGQLHDTYVVAETDSGMVLVDQHAADERVHYERLQRELDGDVVTQALAESVELELTAREAALFDEYVDALSSLGFRAERVGDRTVAVETVPAVFAAALDPELVRDVLSAFVGEADGEYGGEETVAAVADELLSDLACYPAVTGNTSLTEGSVVDLLEALDACENPYACPHGRPVVIEIDGEEIGDRFERDYPGH; the protein is encoded by the coding sequence GTGAGTGACGACTCCGACCCGTCCCAATCGCGTCCGACGATCCGGGCGCTCGACGATCGGACGATCAGGCAGATCGCGGCCGGAGAGGTGGTCGAACGGCCCGCGTCGGTCGTCAAAGAGCTAGTCGAAAACAGCCTCGACGCCGACGCGAACCGCATCTCCGTCGCGATCGACGCCGGCGGCACCGAGGGCGTCCGCGTCCGCGACGACGGCCTCGGGATGGATCGCGAGGCGGTCCAGCGCGCCGTCGAGGAACACACGACGAGCAAGATCGAGGACATCGCGGACCTCGAAGCGGGCGTCGGGACGCTCGGCTTCCGCGGCGAGGCGCTGCACACCATCGGCGCGGTCTCGCGGCTCACGATCCGGACGAAGCCGCGAACGACCGGCAGCGTCGACCGCGGTGACGGAGTCGACGATGCCGCCGGGACCGAACTTCGCATCGAAGGCGGTGAGGTGAGCGAGGTCGGACCCGCGGGTTGCCCTGAGGGCACCGTCGTCGAGGTCGAGGATCTGTTTTTCAACACGCCCGCGCGCAAGAAGTTCCTGCGGACGACCGCCACGGAGTTCGACCACGTCAACGCCGTCGTGACGCACTACGCGCTCGCGAACCCCGGCGTCGCGATCTCCCTAGAGCACGACGGTCGCGAGGTGTTCGCGACCGAGGGGCGCGGCAACCTCCGCTCGGCGGTGCTGGCCGTCTACGGCCGCGAGGTCGCCGAGTCGATGATAGATGTCGAGTACGAACCCGAGGCGGACGCGATCGGTGACGGCGAATCCGACTCGGGCGATGGCGACGCGTCGGCAGCGATTGAGGGCGTCCGGGGACTGGTCAGCCACCCCGAGACGAACCGGAGCACGCGCGAGTACCTCTCGACGTTCGTCAACGGACGGTACGTCACCGCGAGAGTCCTCCGAGAGGCCGTCCTCGAAGCCTACGGCGGTCAGTTGGCGGCCGACCGATACCCCTTCGCGGTCCTGTTCGTCGACGTCCCCGCCGACGCGGTCGACGTGAACGTCCACCCGCGGAAAATGGAGGTTCGCTTCGACGACGAATCCGGGGTTCGGGCCGCCGTCACCGACGCCGTCCGGAGCGCGCTGCTCGATGCGGGCTTGATCCGATCGACCGCACCGAGAGGACGTTCGGCGGCCGACGAGACCGAAATACGGCCGGAGTCGCCCGAATCGGAGGTTCACGGCGGGCCGGGACACACGCCACAGCCCGGAACAGAGGCTGCCGAAGACGCCGCCGCTGCCGACGAATCGGGATCCAAACCGGAATCCGAGTCCGACGGGACGGGGACGCCGAGCGATCTCGTGCGATCGAGAACCGCGAGGAACGTCGAGCAGGGGCAAACCGGCAGTAACGCCGACAGCGTGGAAAGTTCCGGTACCGACGCGGCTGACGCTCCCGACGACGAGTCCCGACGCGTCCAGACGGAACTCGGCGACGACGACGCGAAAACACCCCCACAAACCGACGATGGGCACGACCGCGCGCGGACGGTCGATCCGATCGACGACGACGCGTGGTCGGTCTCGGGGTCCGAACGGGGCGATCAGCGGGCCGGTTCTCGTTCCTCGACGACCGGACGAACAGACGCCGATTCGCGAATTCCGCCGGGGTACGAGTCGTCGACTGCCGATCGCTCGACAGTCGAGCGCGATGAGTTGGCGACCGAACGCAATGATTCGATCGCCGGGCACGACGAGTCGACTGCCGAACACGACGGTTCGACCGTCGATCGCGACGATGAGGGCGTGTCGTCGCCAGCGTCGCGACCGACGGGAATCGTCGGCCCGACCGTCCAGCGGGATTTAGGCGGCGACGAAGCCACCCTCGAACCGCGGTTCGACTCGCTGCCGTCGATGCGGATCCTCGGACAGCTACACGACACCTACGTCGTCGCCGAGACCGACTCCGGAATGGTGCTCGTCGATCAACACGCGGCCGACGAGCGAGTCCATTACGAGCGCCTGCAACGCGAACTGGACGGCGACGTCGTGACGCAGGCACTCGCCGAATCGGTCGAACTCGAACTCACCGCGCGGGAGGCGGCGCTGTTCGACGAGTACGTCGACGCGCTCTCGAGCCTCGGCTTCCGCGCCGAGCGCGTCGGCGACCGAACCGTCGCGGTTGAGACCGTCCCCGCGGTCTTCGCGGCGGCGCTCGATCCCGAACTCGTTCGCGACGTCCTCTCGGCGTTCGTCGGCGAGGCGGACGGGGAGTACGGCGGCGAGGAGACGGTCGCGGCCGTCGCCGACGAACTCCTCTCGGATCTGGCCTGTTACCCCGCCGTGACCGGCAACACCTCGCTCACCGAGGGGTCGGTCGTGGACCTCTTGGAGGCACTGGACGCCTGCGAAAACCCCTACGCGTGCCCGCACGGGCGGCCGGTCGTCATCGAGATCGACGGCGAGGAGATCGGCGACCGGTTCGAGCGGGACTACCCGGGGCATTGA
- a CDS encoding NUDIX hydrolase, whose product MTEDHLEATISLRGVLFSPDGDVLLVRRASDDGWELPGGRLGTHEDVRAGLHREIEEETGLDAQVGQPVHAASWRNETDRGRFAVYYWCDAPEDTRSEPDAAASANVESVTLSHEHTDYAWLAPEPAAERLTDVQTRAVTAATEVHEP is encoded by the coding sequence GTGACCGAGGACCATCTCGAAGCGACGATCAGCCTCCGCGGCGTCCTCTTTTCGCCCGACGGCGACGTCCTCCTCGTCAGACGGGCGAGCGACGACGGGTGGGAACTGCCGGGCGGACGGCTCGGGACTCACGAGGACGTGCGGGCGGGCCTTCACCGCGAAATCGAGGAGGAAACGGGTCTCGACGCACAGGTCGGACAACCGGTGCACGCCGCCTCGTGGCGGAACGAGACCGATCGGGGACGATTCGCCGTCTACTACTGGTGCGACGCCCCCGAGGATACCCGATCGGAACCCGACGCCGCTGCGAGCGCGAATGTCGAGTCGGTCACGCTCAGTCACGAACACACCGACTACGCGTGGCTCGCGCCCGAACCGGCGGCCGAACGCCTGACTGACGTTCAGACGCGGGCCGTGACGGCGGCGACGGAGGTGCACGAGCCGTGA
- a CDS encoding zinc ribbon domain-containing protein, whose product MERTGGKRPWLAALLGTFATGLGHLYLRRWRRGLGWFAAAVAVSYLFVPMEATQALLAGENADPVALAPVIAVSVASIADAYVVARRDQQRARQSTTAAESVTSESDGSTGSLEERREGEPGASTAATTQSVKAAVGSESADSCPHCGKELDPELDFCPWCTTRLDSADRTDN is encoded by the coding sequence ATGGAACGGACCGGCGGGAAGCGACCGTGGCTGGCGGCGCTGCTCGGGACGTTCGCCACCGGGCTCGGCCACCTCTATCTGCGCCGCTGGCGGCGAGGGCTAGGCTGGTTCGCGGCCGCCGTCGCCGTCTCGTATCTCTTCGTCCCTATGGAGGCCACGCAGGCGCTGTTGGCCGGAGAGAACGCCGATCCGGTGGCGCTCGCCCCCGTGATCGCGGTCAGTGTCGCCAGCATCGCCGACGCCTACGTCGTCGCGCGCCGTGACCAGCAGCGCGCGCGCCAATCGACCACCGCGGCGGAATCAGTCACGTCGGAATCGGACGGCTCGACGGGTTCGCTCGAGGAGCGTCGCGAGGGCGAACCGGGTGCGAGTACCGCGGCGACGACGCAGTCGGTGAAAGCCGCGGTCGGGTCCGAGAGCGCCGACAGTTGTCCGCACTGCGGGAAGGAATTGGATCCGGAGTTAGACTTCTGTCCGTGGTGTACGACGCGGCTGGACTCGGCGGACCGTACCGACAACTGA
- a CDS encoding DUF21 domain-containing protein has translation MVLASLGVAAAVIGVLVVLSAFFSSSETAIFTLSEEWLAESASSTDRRLVTLRELRSDPHRLLVTILVGNNVVNVAIASLTTLLATEYLPAGIAVSVATVVASAIVLIFGEIVPKSYGLGHATTWSLRIAGPLSVVERLLYPLVVVFDAITRALNEFVGGEDIEQARVEE, from the coding sequence ATGGTACTCGCATCTCTCGGCGTGGCCGCGGCCGTGATCGGCGTCCTCGTCGTTCTGAGCGCGTTCTTTTCCAGCAGCGAAACGGCGATCTTCACGCTCTCTGAGGAGTGGCTCGCCGAATCGGCGTCGTCGACGGACCGGCGGCTGGTCACGCTCCGCGAACTCAGATCCGACCCGCACCGGCTCCTCGTGACGATTCTGGTCGGCAACAACGTCGTCAACGTGGCGATCGCGAGCCTCACAACCCTGCTGGCGACCGAGTACCTCCCGGCGGGCATCGCGGTCTCGGTCGCCACGGTCGTCGCGAGCGCGATCGTGCTGATCTTCGGCGAGATCGTCCCGAAGTCCTACGGACTGGGGCACGCGACCACGTGGTCGCTCAGGATCGCGGGGCCGCTCTCGGTCGTCGAACGGCTGCTGTACCCCCTCGTGGTGGTGTTCGACGCGATCACGCGCGCGCTGAACGAGTTCGTCGGTGGCGAGGATATCGAACAGGCACGCGTCGAGGAGTGA